A stretch of DNA from Chanos chanos chromosome 11, fChaCha1.1, whole genome shotgun sequence:
CAAGGGAAAGCATAAAATAAACGTTCCATGCCCATAAGCACTGTCTACAATGCCTTGTGTCTTAGGATGTGGTATATTAGGTATGCCCGTATGTAATAGTTTATACCTTTTTGACCGTTGTATTCAGTTTCTgtgttaacatgttttttttctgatatttctaGTCTATCAGCTATTTATTTGCTTAgccaatttcattttaaaaaaaacatagtaaATTATTGATAGttaaatttttaaaatcaaaagtctgtcttgtgtgtctgtttgtggcaAATGTTACCATGCTTTTGATTGTTTGTGTAATAAAATGATATGTCTCATTTTTACAAAAGCAAGTCATGGTTTtggcaaacagagaaacaaaacggTGAGTATAAACATGTCTGAGCTATTTCATTTTGGTCTCAATCTTGAAGCACTGAGGTAGAATTGATTGAAAGAAAAATGCACAGCCAAATGTTTAAGAAGCACATATATCACAAATAGCTGGCAATCCCCATACCACACATGAACAGTACAAGAAACATTGAGAGATATTTATAaggtagtaaaaaaaaaaaaaaagactcctttGATATGTCATGTCACCACAACTAGCATACATTTAAAACTTGAGATGTTTTCATGCTTTTctgaatataaatattcataagTATAAACACTTCCAAATTTGTCTTGATAATCAATCATTAATGCATAATATGTTCCAGCTTCATCAATTAATGcaaaaaatcacatttacagCAAACGCAGCATCTTAACTGACTGGGTGACCGGCATGTGATACTATATAGCTGCTACACTAAATGTGGTGGAAGTTGATCGTTATGGTTGTTTATTAATGGTAATCAGCTGTTTACTTCAGTGAACTTGAATGAAGGTTCCAGGACATGATCCAGTGTAGTTTTTTAATTGCAAGCGGAAAATTAAGCAACCATGCTAAGCACTCACATGTCCATTTGTACTAAagcataataataattattacatATAAATGAGTGTTAAAGCTGGCTGTTACTGTAAAAGGACACAACAGAATGTTTTAGACAGTATTATAAACCATTACTTTTAAGTGGTGCGTACTTTGACgtaaagacattttaatacaATTCTTGTTCATCATTTTGAGACTAATCAAACACAGCTTATTCTGATACTGTCATAACTAGAATATTAACATTATATGTGACAAAACACAGGTATAAGcactgtccctcacacacacacacacacacacacacacacacaaatctgaatAATATAGTCATTACACTCAACAGtttatttaatatgtatttaatattGATTGTGTTTACAAGAATATAATAAATACAGAACTTAAACATACAGGTcattgcaaacacacacatacatacaaagagacacacccacacacacacacacacacacacgcagctctTCTCAACACACAGCAGCCTCTTAATTGTATTACTCTGATATTTAATCTCCAATGTaaattgttttgcttttttctatTTGACAGTCTcataaaacaaaacgaaaataaaaataaaaaatgagatgTCTCACCACATCAAAAGTTAAGGCCTGAATTCAAACATCCAAAACCCCTGGGAAATTCCCTGACCAAATCCATTTGTTAAACAGGCCTTTCACGTCTTCAGttctgttcttattttttttcacattttgaccGCTGACAGACGAATATGTCCTCACCTCACGTTTTTCTCATGCTGATACGAACATCTGACAGGGGTGCACTTTCACAGGGGAAATTTCCTTTTGAATCCCGATCCCTAAATGTGACTGCTGCATCTATTTGCAAAGCTTTAGAAAATGCTGGAAGCAGGCCGTAGCTCTCACCGTCAATGTAAGCTAACAGGTTACAAATAAAGTTTTGTACTTGATAAGTAAAAGAATAATAACAGACAACCTGACCTTGTCACACTGGATTAAAACCTGCCAGaaagaacagttttaaaattCAGGGCTGGTGGTTTCTACATGTGCttcaaatctaaaaaaaaaaaaaaaacccaagatgaaatagtaacaaaacaaaacaaaaaaactcgtgttcacacgcgcacgcactcactcacacacaattgTGGAATTCTGTATGAAAGTTCAGACTTCCGTCTGGGAGCTCTTGACAATCGCAGCAGAGACAATAGTAGAAATATAGAACTGTGCTCTTTGCATAGGCCAACACTACATACATTGTTGCTTAGCAGGGACCAGAGAAGGAGAATCAATACAATGGAAGCACTCGCTCTCGGAATATCTCTCCGAGTGATTTGGGGTACCGTTACCTCACGCTTTTTGCTCTAGTCACACCCTCtcagggtggggggtggggggtttaaCTACACAGAGAAATATGTCAAGCTTTGACCGAACATTTGGATACATAACACCACCTTCCACTAATGTGCGATAATTGATATAAGGCACAAAATTCCAGCCTAAAGAGTTAAAGGAACCTAATTTTAAAGACATATGTTCCCAAACTAAGTAGATCTATTAAGTCTAGAAACATGCACTGTAAGTAACCTTTAAATGAtcactaaaacaacaaaaaaatggaaaaaaaaggattaatgCATTACATGTCATGAGAAACACAGTTTGGAGCTGTATTTTGTCGAGATGTGTTActaattaatcaatcaatcaatcaatcaatcatcgATTAACATCGGAAAGCAAGAGAACCACATTAACGAGGcgaagaaaaataataagaagaaaaacGAGGAAAATATTAAACACAAGGACCAAACCAAACGACTCTAGCGTAAATTCAGGCATGtttgcaaaataaaacacaaattaaagtTAGATATTCAGTCATGCAATTCAGCTTATAATAAAATAACTGATGTTCAATGAAAATCTTTTAAGGCAACATGAATGTACAAAGACTCAACATAATGTTCAGCTCTCTTACATCGGAGGTTCGTCCTCCCATAACTTTTCTACTCAATGTCTCAAAGTTAGATTTTCCCAAATAAGAGTGGCATTCATAATCAGCTGATGTTTCTCTTTTCCGGTTATGTAATGACGGTTCAGAGGTTCCTATTCACTGGGTTTAAGGTGCAAAATCAGAGGTCTTTACATTTAGTCGGCGTAGCCGTTAGCTACTGGGATTGGGAAACAGGAGAACGGAGTTGTGGTTGGACCCTTTTGCTGGGGCAAAAATCAAGACCTATTTGTTTAAGCCATAAAACTGCAGGCAGCCAtaaaatgtggtttttttttttagagtggaAATTGGATGCACCACTTTGCTTATTgtgttaaaataacaaataatataGCCTAAAGAGCATACAGATAGAACTCTTCTTATTGCATAATTGGTCTACAAAGCCATTCACTGTGTATCATACATGGAACATTTTACAAGTAGAAAAAATAAGTGTGCTATATAGACTATATCTTAGTGTACAAATCCATCCAGTTTTAGATTCCTGATCTAACCCAGTTGTTTCACAAGAAAagggtgttttttggggggggggggttgaggggtaACATTCGTAATATTTGAGCTGTAAAaggattatttattttgtctttcgTCGTAATCGGGACCCATCAGACGTGCACGGTTGAATGGAGAGTTTCCTTTTCATATTAAAATCAGCAGATGTGTCACAATGTGGTGGGCTGGCCGGAGGCTGGTACCAAAGAGAAATAACATGTATTAGTCATTCCCGGCTCCCTCCAGACAAATATAATAAGCAACATGAGATAATAATATCGGAATAATAAAAAGTGTGAAATATATGCGACATGCATGCAACTGCTGCAACTAACCCTTGACACAAATTTGGATTAATGGAGTGTTTATGATTATGGTGATGTTTGGCTGAACGTACTGAACTGTGTCTAACTGATGAGAGAAGGTTAGTTCAAATGTAAAATTGACACGCTGACACGTACCACGTGATTTAATGTAGCATTCATGACAGTTCAGGAGTCCATTCCGAATTCTCACATCTGCACCGGTGCTTGTGTCACCAAGGAGTCCTTTACATATcccacactgcaacacacacacacacacacacacacacacacacacagttcagacagacagtgtgagggaacacagacacacacacaccacacaccacacacacacacgcccgcgcacacacgcaaacacacacacacacacagagttcagagaGTATGACAGAACAGACGTACGCATGCagaaatgtatacacacaaacaaatacagctCAGATcttggaaaaacacacacacacacacacacacagatttacatgtTTTCAGGTGTACCTTAAAACACTGAATGTGAAAGTAGAGTCCCAGACTTTCGATGATCATGGCAGCACCTTTGCCCAGTGGGTGTGAACAGCTAGAGCAGAGTTTCTTACCACTCACTGACCTGCAGGGGGCGACAAACACCATGAGCACTGCTCCTGGCTGCTTTAAACCAGAGCTTAGCCATTTGGCACCAGACactaaacactgaaaacactttAACTTAATGCATATTTGATCAATTTTCCAGACATCTGTTCATGGTGTtatgaataacaaaaaaagagaaggtgaaAAGATGCTCTAAATCAACATAATGGGTTTTACAGAGAGGGTGAACTTTAACAAGTTTAAAAATCTTAACACAAACAAGTTCAATATCATGGATGAAAACCACCACATAAAACTGTTTGGCTTCGAGAGCATGTCACATTCACAACAAAAAGAAGACTCCGGATTGTCAAAGTGATGTTTTAATTGGCATGATTTGGTATAGCTTCATAAAATGCTCTTAAATGGTAAAACGGAGGTTTTAAAATGCAATCTAACTCAGCATAAAGCTAACATAACGAGTAAACACCAAATAAGTTTTTCTCCATCGCTCAGCGATGGCCCTAGATCCTTCCGGCGACCCTTACCACTGTGTCTTACTACCTTTCACCATTGTCAGTTACTTTCAcattagtggggttttttttcttatcagagAACTTTTCGAAGAACAATTTTGATTGCGAGCCTACGATGGCTTTTATTGGACGACAGCCGGTAGGCTAATTACTGGCTAGTGGGAGCCCAGCTTAGAGCGGTGTGTTTTGATCCATTATGTCTGACAACCATCATTCAGTGTTTAAAGATAAtttatgtctgcattaaaatgcAAAAGTCATTGTGATAATAGGCTACCAACTGCTTTTCTTCTGCACAGTGACAACTGATACATCTGAATTATTTTTGTATCGTACATCTGTCACTGCCATTTCTTAACAGCTGCTGACATGGATGATCACATGCAAAGCCAGAGAAATGAATGTGCCAAGCACACACTTATAtaaatgtgtgagagtgtgtgtatgtgtgtgtgtgtgtgtgagtgttctgtcaCACTCTGTGaactgcgtgcatgtgtgtgtgttctgtcacagtttctgaactctgtgtgtttgcgtgtgtgtgtgtgtgtgtgtgttctgtcatgctctccaaagtgtgtgtgtgtgtgcgtatgtgtaacTGTACCTGCTTGGGGATGGAGGCGGGGTGTCTGTTGATGACTGGGATGATTTAGATGGGTGTGTCCCTAAAACATTCTCATACGATCCAgacctgcagacacacatacatacacacacacatacacacactgtgctaCAGAGCAGGGCCATGCTTATTCACAGAAAGCACTAATGTGCAAGTACAaactcatatatacacatacacatacacagaagcgcccaggcaaacacacacacacatacatacatacagggacacacacacacacacacacacacacacacccacatacacccacatacacacccaccttCTCATTCCTGTGGTGTGACTCTGTGCTGGGCTCTGATTGCGGTCCAGTGAGGCTGTTTTCTTCCAGTCACTCTGCTGATGTCTGCTCTCTGACTTACTACCCCATGAAGGATCTGTATGTACACGCAAACACAAGAACACTCATGTAAAGTACTAAATGTACTCTATACATGTGtatggtgagtgagtgtgtgtgtgtatgtgtgtgtgtgtggtatccTGTCTGAAGTAAATCTGTGGTGTATCTGAATatgcaagtgtgtatgtgcgtgtgtgtgtgtgtgtgtgtgtgtgtgtgtgtggtatccTGTCTGAAGTAAATCTGTGGTGTATCTGaatatgcaagtgtgtgtgtgtgtgtgtgtgtgtctgtgtgtgtgtaagtgaaagTGTTTGTAAGATTATCGGAGTCCTGTGAGATTATTAATACTTTACCTTGTATGAACTGTAACTGTGGTGTGGCTGACTGATTGTGCTCCTGTGGTCCGTCTTTCTGTCCGTTCTGCTGAACTggactgatttcttttttctgctcagGGCTGTGTTTAGTCAACattcaaacaaccaaacaatTCAGTTCAGTGCACAAACCAAGTCATGtgacaataaaaaaatgataGCAATTCTGATCATCTGAAAGCACTTAGACATTTTTCAGGACACCTCATTCTATTGTGagagcttctgtgtgtgtgtgtgtgtgtgtgtatgtgtgtgtgtttgtgtgtgtgtgtgtgtgtgtgtgtgtatgcatgtgtgtgtgtgtgtgtatgtgtgtgtgtgtgagtgtgtgtgtgtgtgtgtgtgtctgtgtgtgtgtgtgtgtgtgtgtgtgtgtgtgtgtgtgtgtgtgtgtattcgtgtgtgtgtgtgtgtgtgtgtgtgtgtgtacgcctgtctgtgtgtatgcaagtatgtgtgtgtgtgtgtgtgtgtgtatgcgcgcgcgtgtgtgtatatatgcgtgtgtgtgtgtgtgtgtatgcgcgcgcgcgcgtgtgtgtatatgcgtttgtgtgtgtgtgtgtgtgtatgtgtgtgtgtatgcgggtgtgtgtgtatgcgggtgtgtgtgtgtgtgtgtgtgagagagagagagagagagagcttgcacacagacacacctgcgTGTGTGTCCCAATCCATTGCTCTGGCTCATCTCCACCTGCTTCTCCAGTAGTTCCTGTTTCCGTTCCCAGTCAGCCAATGAGAGGACGATGGTGtcctgaggaggagaggaaagcgTCTGACCCTCGCCCTGACCTGGGGAGGACAGGGCAGATGTCCGTGGGGTCAGGGGGGCGACGGTCTCCTCCAAAATACGCTTCTCctagaggaacagagaaaaggagagaccACAGAGCTACAGTGGACCAAAtaatacagcaaaacaaacaacacagtaaacacaaacttAGGCTTGCAAGCCTATTGGTCTGACTGAATTGTTCATAACGTAATTTTTTTACTGCTATGAAATAActtttataattattttgaatttaCCGATAAGAATGATTTACTCTCTAAACCTGTGCGTATAAGTTGATTCTCGGAACTTAATAAATGCATACTGGGGATTTTCTAAGAGTTTACATTAATTTCTCTGCATACTCAATATTGTAAAACTGATTTAGTTATTGAACTGCTGATGGTGGAAAGTTTTGGATGACTTAAATCTTTGTTGCTTAGGCTAAATTCTGcaggaagacagaggaaggcttGACTTGGCAGGGAGAAGACTCACCTCCTCATTGTGtcgcctctcctcctcctccacctctctttGGGCTCTCTCCCACTGCTCCCTCAATTTCTCCTGCTCCCGCTGGTACTTCTCctgcagagaaagacacacacacacacacacacacacacgcacacacacacacacacgtaaacacacaaacacacacaaaatatagaTAAAAGCATATAAGTCTgtaaacaggcagacagacaactgggtagatagatagatagatagatagatagatagatagatagatagatagatagatagatagatagatagatagatagatagaaaagtCAAAACAGCGGGCCGTGCAGATAAGGAAAcgcagaggcagacagacagactggagtctcgacacacagacaaactctcaGAAGCATCGGGGCTCGTCAGTTCTCACCCGTCATTAGTATTAAACCTTCTTATTTAACCAGGCAAGTCAGCTAAGAACTAATTCTGCTTTACAATGACCTGCCCGACAATGCCTCTGTTCAGCCTTACGGTCTAACATCAATCATAGCACGTAAAGCTAACAGCCATGCAGCTAATATTATGGCTAATCACAATCTAGAGCTCAAGTCGCCATGGAAACCTACAATGCGTGTGGGAAACGTCCACCTCACCCTTTAGCATGCTTATTAACCTCTAACTGTCTTAGCCTTCCTGCTGGGGACTAACAAAGCCGTGGAAACCTCAATGGCAGTTAGTAGCTAATTTTCTTACCTGTGTCTggccattttatttatttttttttgtgtgtgtgtgtgtaacttagCAGCCAGTATCAGCTTAGCGCACATATCGCTGGCTAGTTTACCTGCAGCAGGCGTTCCTGCTCTTGCTGCCACTTCTCCTGACGCTTGCGTTCCTCATTAGGATCCCATGTCCAGTGGCTAACCCTCTTAGCAAGGTTTAAAATTGGGGTTTcgatctgacacacacacacacacatatgtacacatacatacatgtacaaacacacacaaacacacacacacacagaccccaggagaaagaagagaggaaagtaACAGATGTCTATAACTACAGTGCTGCCTACTCGTAGACTGGAACTACTCTACGTTCAATGGGAAAAAAGAATGGAAACAGaggtacagacagagaaataaataaaagagacagtAATTATTAGAGAGGCTTTCGTGGCGGAAGTACTTACACATTCGCTGGTGCTATCCAGTCcctctgtggaaaaaaaaaaaagacaagaagagggaaagagagcggTGTCAAACCTCAGTGATACcaccatacagagagagagtttatatggttttaatggttttacTCTACTTGGCTGCAGATACACAGAGCTACGTGgcaaataaacacatagacactcagagagagagagagagagagagagagagagagagagagagagatagcagaagagagggagaaagacagagagagagagagttagagatcgaaagagagagagagagagagacagagaaagagagagagagagagggagaaagacagagagagttagagatggaaagagagagagagagactttctgtTTTCAGCGACTCAGCAGACATAAACATCCTACACTAGGTGGCAGAGCTTAATAATGAATACATGAGGAACAAAACCATAAACACTGTGACTATAAATCTTTAAATTAAGTATAGAGTACTGCCAGGTGTGATCCTATATTTATGAAAGCCTTCTGAGGACAAAATGAATCTCTGTTAACGACTAAATCAGCGTCCAAAAAGTATCACGCTCAGTGTCAAAAAAGTACCGTGTCGTCTTTTAAACATGCAGTAAGATTAAACCTCTTTCAGAATGCCCCCAGTAGACTGAGACAGCTGACGCGTCAATCTAATCTACAGGTGAACACTGAGCAAGACCAACAGAGGACAGGTAGCGAGGAATGGGCGAGTAAAGGCAGGGTGAGATGCCgtcccagtaaaaaaaaaaaaaaaagcggactACGGGAGCAGGAAAAAGTTGAACCTGCCCGGCCAGTCGGAACACTGCTTTACCTGGTTGGCTGAAGAACTCCCAACGTAACCTAGAACTTTCAGAACCGTGGGAGGGCTCTAAATGAACACATcccaaacatgtaaacaaacacaaccacgcccccccccccccccaaaaaaaaacaaaaaacatgtgttCATAAACACACCCAAGAACATGAATACAGACACACCCAAACAAAAGGTGAAAACCAGTCGGGAGGCAGAGGGGGGTgattgacagagaaagagagggaaagagggagagacataaaGTAAAACTGTAAGTGGACAGAGGAAGAAGATAAGATAAatcttaattaaaaacaaaaaaacatttaaaaggacaagaaaaagaaaacgtaaAATAAGAGGGTAGGAAAACATTGCTTTTTCCATTACCAATCAACCTTAAATTTTGACTACAATATCTTCTCCATATTGAACTGTGTAACCATGGAGATTGTATACAGTGTGGATCAGAGGACTCTGGGTAATGTAGTGTTTTGTACCTGTAAAGGACAATGAGTAGGATGTCTGGTCAGTTCTGATGTGGTCTGAAGCAGAGATAGTCTGTTCACCGGACTTCTGGATTGCATCAACTGAGCCACTCAGCTGTGAGACAACAAGGACAGCACAAATTATAGATGCTTTATAGTTTATTTACTTCTACATgcaaaacaagtaaataaaaacaaaaacttagtatcatatactgtatatatttgcaGTCATGCTGTTAATCAGTTACTGTTCTCATTCTACATATATAATGTGTTTACAGATCTTGAGACATAGTGAACAACTTCAAAAAAGTCTTAATCTTGCAACCAAATAATTGTCTCTCTAAAGATGGAAGGTGGGTTGACATACGTTCTCGATGGCGGGCATGTCTGAAGGAGATAGGGGGTGTGTCTGAGTCAGCTCTGTCACAATCGTTGTCTTGACAACACAGTTCCGCTTCTGTCCAGTCTTTACACCTGACTGTGGGCTGTCTAAATATAACAGAACCAGATGCACTTTTATTAGAACCGTCTTATTTTAGTTTAACAAGAGCATAAAATACAAATTTAGTTTTCAAATACAAGTTTTCAAGGCATATTTTGCAGGAGACTTTCATAAAACTTAGACTACAGATTCCCTTGTTGAGCAACTCTGCAATTCTACTGGTGTCCACTAAGTGTCAGTATGTAAGCATTTTACATGGAATTTTTCTTCACTGCAGAATGGACATGAGGATTCCAGTGGAACTCTAGAATGTTCTGAGAGTTCTTTGCAGGAGGTGAACATTCCATGGCACTCTAGTGTCTCTATTTAACTACTCAAGTGGAGCTGTGTTTCTTGCCAATACTGCTCTTAGCTTAGCTACAGTTTCACAACAACTATCAAGGATTCTCTTTGCTCAAAATGGAAGAACTCTTAACAGATAATGGGAAATGCGTAAGGCGAAGGTCAAGCCAAAGCGGAAGCCATCAACCGCGGTTTGTTGGCATTTGCTTGTAAAGCTCACCGGTTGGCAAAGACTGTGAGAGTGTGGTGGatgtctcctctctgctctcctggGGACCTGAGGTGGGGGGACTATCTTCCTCTTTCACCCTTCCATTCTGTTCAAAACCAGGAGGTGTAGTTTGGGCTCCAGACGGAAACGTGGGCTGAAGAGGCGGTGTGTGCATTTGCAGGGGTACGCCTGAGCCCTCCGGCTCCTCACGAGGAGTAGGGGAGAACACAGGAGTAGTCACCTTCTCCAGCTTGTCGTCTGCGTTACTCTCTCCATTCAAACGAATTAACCCGTCAGACTAAAAGAACgaacgcacacatatatacttacacagtgaaacagctgcATATCCAGATGTGGTATGAGCCTAAAGGTGTGTGTACGCGTGGGTGGGACTCTTACCTTGATGGTTCTGAGTCCGCTCTGGCTGTGTTTGGCCTGGCTGTATGGTTTAGGGGTTAACAGGGGGACAGGTTTGGAAGGGGGGGCCCTGGTGGGTGAGACGGGAGGGGATTTGGGTTGAACGTACGACTGAGAGACGATTTGTTTTTGGGGACTGGGCTGAGATGGTTGCTGGGTTTCTAAGGAGGACTGGCGATCTTTCGTAATTTGGATCGTCTTAGGAGTTTCTGGGACAGCTGCCTTCACGTTGTTGGGCTGCTTCACCGACGAGGAGGGCCGTTGCTCATGGTGACTGGGGGACGACCCTGGCTTGCTGTTGCTGGCAGGGGATTTTGGGATTTGTAGTCTTTC
This window harbors:
- the limch1a gene encoding LIM and calponin homology domains-containing protein 1a — encoded protein: MASPGEDLGPNVHPDQSEPTEPTPEPAFQEAQKWIEAVTGRSFGDKDFRAGLENGILLCELLSAIKPGLVKKINRLPTPIAGLDNLTMFLRGCEELGLKGSQLFDPGDLQDTSIRANLTGSDCSRKLKNVLITIYWLGKAANSCTSYNGPTLNLREFEGLLSQLRRDCVCEDTESPKRSIRDSGYIDSWESERSDSLSPPRRCRDDSFDSLDSVGSRSRQTPSPDTVVRGNGDGDGGQRRLPDVRKDDMLARRTSCNEHRSAVPFNQYLPNKSNQSAYMPGSLRKKRTDREEDRRTWSNATSPVAGERTLRSVSLIDMRGEEDAILQPHSQSRYEHLHNQYNVFKEHEDQWQDDLARWKNRRRSASQDLIKKEEERKTMERLMMSEGDSAHRKKGIKTYKEIVEEKERREHELHEAYSKARTPEEKAAILQRYALRFTISDAILERLQIPKSPASNSKPGSSPSHHEQRPSSSVKQPNNVKAAVPETPKTIQITKDRQSSLETQQPSQPSPQKQIVSQSYVQPKSPPVSPTRAPPSKPVPLLTPKPYSQAKHSQSGLRTIKSDGLIRLNGESNADDKLEKVTTPVFSPTPREEPEGSGVPLQMHTPPLQPTFPSGAQTTPPGFEQNGRVKEEDSPPTSGPQESREETSTTLSQSLPTDSPQSGVKTGQKRNCVVKTTIVTELTQTHPLSPSDMPAIENIETPILNLAKRVSHWTWDPNEERKRQEKWQQEQERLLQEKYQREQEKLREQWERAQREVEEEERRHNEEEKRILEETVAPLTPRTSALSSPGQGEGQTLSSPPQDTIVLSLADWERKQELLEKQVEMSQSNGLGHTRSPVQQNGQKDGPQEHNQSATPQLQFIQDPSWGSKSESRHQQSDWKKTASLDRNQSPAQSHTTGMRRSGSYENVLGTHPSKSSQSSTDTPPPSPSRSVSGKKLCSSCSHPLGKGAAMIIESLGLYFHIQCFKCGICKGLLGDTSTGADVRIRNGLLNCHECYIKSRASGQPTTL